A region of the Deltaproteobacteria bacterium genome:
TTCGATCCTTCGTCCGTGGCCATTCAGGGGCTTCTTGACAAGGGCGGCCGGGACCTGGGCGTTCTCGCAGAGGAAAACACCATTGAAGGTTTTTATTCGACCGTTGAGTTTGATCATATTGTCAGTATCGAGGTCCTGGAGCATCTGGCTTCTGATGAGGCCGCGATTAAGAAGTTAAATTCCCTTTTGAAGAAGGGCGGTTCGATGGTCATCAGTGTCCCGGCCTGCCCTTTTCTTTTCTCCGAGGCAGACAGGCTTTCAGGCCACTTTCGCCGGTATTCATACGCCGGTTTCAAGAAGCTGCTTTCAGGCGCCGGGTTGAGGGACATCCGCATAAAAAGCTACGGATTTCCGGTGCTCTTTCTTTATTCCCTGGTCAGGAAGATGTTTTTAGACAGGATACTGATAAGATACTTTACCGCTGATTCTTCCGGCCCCGGCAGGGAACTTGTCTTTCTGGCCCGGCTCTATCCTTACATCCTTGCTATTGACCGGCTGGATACACCTTTTGGGGGCGTGGGCTACGTGGCTACATGTAACAAATAATTGCGTTATCAAGGTGATTATCGCATCAAAGGAAACATAATCGGGTGAGGAAGTTTTTAGTTCGGGTAAAATCATACAGGCAGGCGGCTCAGTCAGTCCGGCCGGTCGTGAGGTAAGGTA
Encoded here:
- a CDS encoding class I SAM-dependent methyltransferase; protein product: MKDYDKLHELWARAHSAGSPMKYVRNAAVFKELGRLSPGKTLDAGCGTGDYSIFLSRRGHEVTAFDPSSVAIQGLLDKGGRDLGVLAEENTIEGFYSTVEFDHIVSIEVLEHLASDEAAIKKLNSLLKKGGSMVISVPACPFLFSEADRLSGHFRRYSYAGFKKLLSGAGLRDIRIKSYGFPVLFLYSLVRKMFLDRILIRYFTADSSGPGRELVFLARLYPYILAIDRLDTPFGGVGYVATCNK